The Trueperaceae bacterium genome has a window encoding:
- a CDS encoding D-cysteine desulfhydrase produces the protein MQLSRFPRRRYTQHPTPLVPLRRLSDHLGGPTIWLKRDDELGLAGGGNKARKLEFLVADALERGADTLVTTGAVQSNHCRSTLAAARVEGLACRLVIEERVPGSYDEHATGNNFLFHLLGAERISVVKAGEDLSAAMQAEVDDLAASGRVGYVIPGGGSGPLGALGYVAAAKELMAQADELGLVIDRVVVASGSGGTHAGLVAGLTGLSSGVRVLGVSTRASKDAQEAKILDLARRTAELAGSRVEVRPEDVEVVDGYVGPGYSLPTEGMVEAVKLFARLEGVLLDPVYTGKVAAGIIDLVRRGELGDDGDVVFVHTGGWPALFAYQELFED, from the coding sequence ATGCAGCTCTCACGTTTCCCCCGCCGACGCTACACGCAGCACCCCACGCCGCTCGTCCCGCTGAGGCGCCTCAGCGACCACCTGGGAGGGCCGACGATCTGGCTGAAGCGCGACGACGAGCTCGGCCTCGCGGGCGGCGGCAACAAGGCCAGGAAGCTCGAGTTCCTCGTCGCCGACGCGCTGGAGCGCGGCGCCGACACGCTCGTCACGACGGGGGCGGTGCAGTCGAACCACTGCCGCTCGACCCTCGCCGCGGCCCGAGTCGAGGGCCTCGCGTGCCGCCTCGTCATCGAGGAGCGGGTGCCGGGCAGCTACGACGAGCACGCCACGGGCAACAACTTCCTGTTCCACCTCCTGGGCGCCGAGCGCATCAGCGTCGTGAAGGCCGGCGAGGACCTGTCGGCCGCCATGCAGGCCGAGGTCGACGACCTGGCCGCCTCCGGGCGCGTCGGGTACGTCATACCGGGCGGCGGCTCCGGCCCGCTCGGGGCGCTCGGCTACGTGGCGGCCGCCAAGGAGCTGATGGCGCAGGCCGACGAGCTGGGTCTCGTCATCGACCGCGTCGTGGTGGCCAGCGGCTCGGGCGGCACGCACGCGGGCCTCGTGGCCGGCCTCACCGGACTGAGCAGCGGCGTCCGCGTGCTGGGCGTGAGCACGCGCGCGTCGAAGGACGCCCAGGAGGCGAAGATCCTCGACCTCGCCCGCCGCACGGCCGAGCTGGCCGGCTCGCGGGTGGAGGTCCGGCCCGAGGACGTGGAGGTCGTCGACGGCTACGTCGGCCCCGGCTACTCGCTGCCGACCGAGGGCATGGTGGAGGCCGTCAAGCTCTTCGCCCGCCTCGAGGGCGTGCTGCTCGACCCCGTCTACACCGGCAAGGTCGCCGCCGGCATCATCGACCTCGTGCGCCGCGGCGAGCTGGGCGACGACGGCGACGTCGTCTTCGTCCACACCGGCGGCTGGCCCGCTCTCTTCGCCTACCAGGAGCTCTTCGAGGACTGA
- the deoC gene encoding deoxyribose-phosphate aldolase — protein sequence MSVRTETWREGEAPVGALPRNEGTELMLDWVQAARVNRSAVERRASTLTTRRSIKKQWQAAWLLKAITLIDLTTLSGDDTPGRVRRLCAKALNPVRRDLLEELGVADLGLTVGAVCVYHEMVPVAVQALKGTGVPVAAVSTGFPAGLSPFATRVEEIVRSVSAGAAEIDVVISRRLALTHDWQGLYDELRSFREACGEAHMKVILATGELGTLRNVYRASLVAMMAGADFIKTSTGKESVNATLPVSLTMVRAIREYHERTGQAVGFKPAGGLRTAKDALAWMTLMREELGRRWLEPDLLRFGASSLLADIERQLEHHVTGRYSAFHRHPLG from the coding sequence ATGAGTGTCAGGACCGAGACTTGGCGGGAGGGCGAGGCCCCGGTCGGCGCCCTGCCGCGCAACGAGGGCACGGAGCTGATGCTCGACTGGGTGCAGGCCGCGCGCGTGAACAGGAGCGCGGTCGAGCGCCGGGCCTCGACGCTGACCACGCGCCGCAGCATCAAGAAGCAGTGGCAGGCGGCGTGGCTGCTCAAGGCGATCACGCTCATCGACCTGACGACGCTGTCGGGCGACGACACCCCCGGGCGGGTGCGGCGCCTGTGCGCCAAGGCGCTCAACCCGGTCAGGCGCGACCTGCTCGAGGAGCTCGGCGTGGCCGACCTGGGGCTGACCGTCGGGGCGGTGTGCGTCTACCACGAGATGGTGCCGGTGGCGGTGCAGGCCCTCAAGGGCACGGGGGTGCCCGTGGCCGCGGTCTCGACAGGCTTCCCGGCGGGCCTGTCGCCGTTCGCGACGCGCGTCGAGGAGATCGTGCGCTCGGTCTCGGCCGGCGCCGCCGAGATCGACGTCGTCATCTCGCGCCGGCTGGCGCTGACGCACGACTGGCAGGGGCTCTACGACGAGCTGAGGAGCTTCCGCGAGGCCTGCGGCGAGGCGCACATGAAGGTGATCCTGGCCACGGGCGAGCTGGGGACCCTGCGCAACGTCTACCGCGCCAGCCTCGTCGCCATGATGGCGGGCGCCGACTTCATCAAGACCTCCACGGGCAAGGAGTCGGTGAACGCGACCCTGCCCGTGAGCCTGACGATGGTCAGGGCGATCCGCGAGTACCACGAGCGCACCGGACAGGCCGTCGGCTTCAAGCCGGCGGGCGGCCTGCGCACGGCGAAGGACGCGCTGGCCTGGATGACCCTGATGCGCGAGGAGCTCGGGCGGCGCTGGCTCGAGCCCGACCTGCTGAGGTTCGGCGCCAGCTCGCTGCTGGCCGACATCGAGCGCCAGCTCGAGCACCACGTCACCGGGCGCTACTCGGCGTTCCACCGCCACCCGCTCGGGTGA